The DNA window TTAGACATAAACTGATCCAAAAGTTAAGGTGAGCTTCAAAATAAATTGGAGTGAACttgtaaaatatttacaaatggagaaaactaaataaaaagttttgagtagtgaattaaattgaaaaaataaaaaaattaattaataattgaaaccAAACTTAGATATGTCTCTTACTATATtgtagtttaattaatattcttgACTTTTTTAAACCAACAAATAAGAGACTTGTTACCAAAACATTAAGCCTGGTTTGGATTgtggttttttaaaatttagagggagaaaaaataattattattaataatttaaaaaaaataatgattattttttaaaaaaaaaaaacttaaaagggtatttatatataaaaataaaataaaaaatattttagtattttgattaataaaataaataacgtaattattaaaaatttatttaaaaatttgattttgcttaagttattttaaaatctgATAAAAAtgcttaatattaattaaaattttgaaagacCCAGAGCACAATCAATAATATAAGTAATTGTCGATATTTTCATTGTTTTCTGCCCATAATTAAATCAATGGCACAGTTGAAGATCAATGTTTTATCAAATGAGTTTGTGAGATCATCATCTCCCACCAATTATCCTTTCGAAAAATATCACATCTCCCTGTTGGATCAATCTATTCCCCGTTTCTTCGTCCCCTCAATTCTCTATTACCAAACTTCCACCAAACAACATGAACTGATCTCTTCCCGCCTTAGAGAATCGCTCTCCCAAACCCTGACCATGTTCTACCCTTTTGCAGGGCGGTTCAATAGAGCCGACAAATCGATAGTCTGCAACGACATGGGCGTTCGATATTTAGAGGCAAAAGTCGATTCCAATATCTCCGAGGTGATCGAGTGCCATGAAGCACGAACGGTTGATCCACTCATACCCAACTTGATgggaaatgaagaagaagaagaagaagagattttCGCAATTCAAGTTAACTACTTCAACTGCGGAGGCATTGCAATTGGCACCTACATCCCACATCAGATTGCAGACGGGGTCTCCTTTTTCTCATTCATGACGTCGTGGGCTGCAATATCTCTCCAACACGATAATATCATTAATACCCTGAAGCCGAGTTTCGACTCATCATCCCTCTTCCCGCCAAAGGAGAAATACGACTACAATCCACTATCCGAAGAGTGGAAAGAGACCCTCATCACGCGGAGGTTTGTTTTTGACGCAAGTCAGATAACTTCAATGAGAGCAAAGGCGAGAATTGATCATGATCATCTCATTCCTACCCGAGTGGAAGTAGTATCGGCTTTCATATGGAAGTACGCTACGGTTGATAAGCCTGGGAAACAATACATCGCAACTCACATTGTGAACTTAAGGAGCCGAATGGTGCCTCCACTGTCGGAGCATGCGATAGGAAATCTCATTGGGGTGGCATATGCTGATTGCAGCTATGAAGACTCGAATGATTTAGCAGTCATGGGAAGGAGGGTGAGGGAAGGAATTCGGAGAATTGACGACGAGTATATAAGGCGGATTCAAGGGGATGAGGGGTATGAGATGATGATTGATAATTGGATGAAGATGGGGGAACTAGTGACAAGTGTGGAAGCAAATTTCTTCAGATTCAGCAGTTGGTGCAGGTTTCCAGTTTATGATGTTGATTTTGGCATGGGAAAGCCTGTTTGGGCGAGCATAGGAAGCTTGAACATCAACAACTCCGCTTTTCTATGAATGAACAAGACATGGCTCGCTTTCAGCTTGCTTTTGTTAAAGGCTAattataaacgaatttgtaaGATTGGCGGGCCGGGTgcagttaattaaaattttatttatattatgttgaAGATGTTAAGAATGAAAGagatatatatctatatatttattatctttaaaatgTTGGATAGTAGTTATAAGTTGTGTTGTAAtacaataatattgtttaataagATGTGAGTTTAACCTTTAATGTTTAAACATGCATTATTAATTTTGCTTCCAGAAGAACTATGGATATTGTAAAAACTTTAAGCCCGTGAAAGTGATGAGTGAATTAATTAATCTTGTTTAGAATTTCTAATTTTGTTaaagctatttttttttatgttgagGATTTTGTTTTAGGGTTtctgattttcaaatgattAATCTATTTTGTTTTGGTTACACATTGAAAAACTTTATtgtttagtttatattatactaaatgattcattaaaaaaaatggttataaAATTGGTCAAATGTGTCAATTTAATTAtgtactaatttatttttgaatttgataaaatatattatatttatatatattaattattattattttataatatataatacttttagttaatgattttattttgaaataataaataataaaatattataaaattagtttaaatatatatatatatgttctaTTTATAATTCTTGAAGtcaatgatatatttaaaaaatatatttttaaataatgtttttgttaataagattaaaaatgttaatatatttatataattttatttataatatatttaatttaaaataactacttaaatatttactaaataaataaattaaaaagtaaattatgttagtataaaataattattttcccAAGTATATCTTGGGTTTTATGTTCAATGGAAGATAAATCTATAGGCatttgtttggtgtttattctTTAACGGCTAAAATGTGGAGGTGGTTTGTTAATACTATGGGTTCATTGAATTTTCATCTctattagttttttttgttagtgTTATGATGTGTTATTTTGGGGCGGTTGTGTATCAAATATGGACGAAAAAAAACGATATGTTCCTCTCAAGGACTAGAAGAAGTGAGGAGCAAGTATGACATGAAATCGTCTTTCCACATATGGAGACAATTCTATCACTCTGATAATTGGATGCTAGGTCAAAATTGGGATATCAATAAGAAGTCACCAAATTAATCTTGTATAAAGCACATTAGatatttgtttgaaaacttGTGTTTTGTAATTTTCTTTACTCATGTTGTGTGTGGAttgatttctttgtttattttaattatcaaatttttaaattttgtctaGATTAATAGAAACGATCTCATGTGGTTTTTCTTGTTGGGATCTTAATAAAAGGGTTAATAAGtagttttctaaaaatatatatatatttattttctagtaataattttcttttatttttaataagattaacaattttaatatatataatatattttattaaaatagttattacaatatttattacaaacattttttatcatataactttttaaatatttgattttaatttaaaataatttatttaaacttataaaataaatactttaaaatataggttttgaaagttataataatttttttttaaagtgataattttaaaatatatatttttttaaaataacaatcttattttgaaatattttataaaactaaattatatataattttatttatagtgcATTGTTATTTAGAatagttattgaataatttgttaaatttataaaataaacattttaaatacatCTGAAAGTTataatagaaaaacaaaattattattttattttaattataataagaaattaaaatttatttatttttaatattaaaattattataaaatatttaatttgtaagtgtattaataaaatacattaagttaaaatattaaatatatattataaaaaataattattgtaagcTAGAGTAAAAgcaattaaagaaataattttatatttttaagctAATATCGCTCTCtgtcttaaaattttaaaattcttttaaattttgaattaattttaggaagtattttaaataaattaataattgactttttaaattatttatatatttttttaaaacacatttagAGATTCTATTTTAATTCGTGACATTATTATACTGAAAATATTTGTGCTCTCACTCTATCTCTGTCATCCATCTCTATCATgataacgattttttttttttttttttttttttttttttttttttttttttttgacaagtttacTAATTTGTCTAATGATGGTCCTATTTTAAACTTttggttaatttttaaattttattatttattttttttttgttttgaaattatttaaatttgaattattgaagttattaaaatttaggaatttaaatcataaatatcaaTATGATTGGTTTTGAGTTGCCACACGACCAAATTACTCCAGTAgcattaactttatttttctttatgatTATTATGGAGCAAAATCAggaaaacaatttattttgttttcattccagccctttttatttttatttttatttatttttcttcattttttttctttccactcCATCGGTTCCTCCTCACTTCGTGAATCTGAAGATATTTTTATAGGCAATTTCACCGCCTTTGGATCTTCGTCTATAACTGATTATTTTCGCTAGAAGTTTTAATGGCGGGTCAAATTATGGTTGAAACTTATCTTCTCCGATAATCGAGAAGTTTTCctagtaaaaaaaacaataaaacaacGTTCTTTGATCTTATCTCCTTAGATAAGTCGAGATAAGTGGATCTCACAAAAGAATGACGTCGCATTGTTCGTAGATCTTATCAGAAGGGATAATACTATATATCTTCACCTTTTGTAGATTTGGATGAAAGGAGGGTTGCCTCCACCTCCGTATCCGTATCATGTTCTTCGGGTGGAAAAGCTCAACAAGGGAGAGTGAGGCTAGAGTTTGTGTGGGAAGACCGTTAAAAAAATAACCTTTATCGACGGATATTATCGAAGGTTTTGCGAAACCTTCGGAAATGATCCCGAGAGAaacaaatctttcgttattaaaatttgatagtaCAACTAATGAGCTTATATAAGCTTTGTATTTCAACTATGGACATATTTATCGTCTTTCTCTTCCCCTATTAAGACCACTCTATAGGTAAATTAGTCCAGGCTTGTTCggtttaagtttttaaaaaacattatttaactccatcatatatattacattcactcaaattattaactaaaatactctttattttaaattattatttttattttatttatatattaatatatattttaaaattcttttaacaaaaataattattattttctcaaaatcattaaccatggttattattttttctacatCTAggctttttaaataacttatccAAGCAAAGCCaagattattaaattttctttacAATACAATAGTGGTGTTCCTTCACATTTGTTACCATCTGGAAAGCCACATTTACTCTAGCAAAGTACTTAAtctaatatttgtttaaagGTTCTCTATTTCCACTCATCTCATCTcaagaattttaaattcatttggTAAGATGCATGTTCCACATATACATCTTGATTTACTCATTCCctccaattttttattttatttttaaatttcaaaaatcttatgagtacaaaaattaaaatattcaagtatttaagtaatataaatcaaataagagagttatatataaaatattcaaaccTATTAGATAAATATAGATGTGGTGACGACTACGGACTATCCTACTCGTCAAGTAGTGAAGTACTCATCCCTGAACtttatttctattttacaaCCCGACTCCGAACCCGACAagtatcattatttttattccatccccgattcgtcgggtacccgatcctGACGGATACCCATTACCCGATTACAAACTTAAAAGATTGTGGAggtcgaagaagaagaaacataattataatacataataaaattagtaatatcgaaatattaaaaacaaataaaaacattacttatttgtataattatgttatagACTTTGTAAGAGATAAAAACTATGTTATGCCAAAGTgaagaaaaatgtaaaaagaatGTTAAAGGAACAATTTAAGAgtttagaaaacaaaatttgaaaatgatgagagaaataattgtttttggaaatataaacaaaatattgtttgagtactaaattatggataaaaacaaaatttattgatGATAATATTTGTAATGATGATGTATTTGAAATGTCAcattaaattctaataaaaaaatattttaatttttatatatagtcGGTATCGAGTTTGAGTTTCGCACACTCTCCGATCCCGTACCCAATCGCGCGGGTACCTTCTTCCATACCTCATGCATGACCCTGTACctgatttaaaatacccgaacttGACTATCGAATACCCACGAATATCGGGCATACGAGTACCCATTATCATCTCTAATCTACGTTGGGTTGTCATGTCATCACCACCGTGAAGCTTCCGGTAGTAGGACAAGTGTCAACAGTTGAGCAAGAATACTACTACTAATGAATTAGCTAGGATAGGAAAACTATCTATCTCCGATTAGGATCAATTAATCGATCATATCCATCACAATACATGATCATCTCATTCTTCCGCTGCTCCATCTCTTCGTCTTCTTCCATTActtactataaatatatatataaatctctctctctctcaattaCTAACACACACTCTCTCATATCTCTCTTTTTAAAATGTGCATTCCAGCTGCTTCCAATATTATTAATCCCATATCAGCAGCAGCTAATTACAGATTAGAAATGGTGGCGCCGCCGCCTTTGTCGGTGCGTTTTCTAGCCCACGTGCCCTCCGGGTTCGTTTAGGTGGAGGCGTCACTGGGGTGGGTACACTTGGGTCGGGtgcttataataataataaatcggttaattaattaattaattattattgttcaCCAATAAAATTATAgggaaaaatgtcaattttatgactgaactataataaaatattcacgtatattactgaactaatttttgttcgctcGTACCACTAAATTTGAGATTAATATTCATCTATATCACTACTCCACCAAACCTCTACCCCGTTAAGTTTTTGTTAGATGAAACGACATGTGGAATTGAAACGTCAtctttttcaattaatatattgacatgtcatcttttttaattaatatatattatatatttatttatttatctaaaattctaaataataaaacatttaaaaagtcattaataatttctctctccggCCTTAATTAACTAAATCcacaattttttattctctgATTCACCTAATCAATCAGATAGATTCACCTTTCTAAAACAGAGATAAGTAAATGCTATCTTGATAATGCATTCTTGTTGATAATATAAACCCTAATCAATCAGATAGattcatctttttaaaatagaacAATAATCTAGAAATATAGGAAGAGAAATGAGAACAAACTCTAAAGAGATAAGGAAACATATAGGAAGAGAACAAGAACAATAATCCAGAAATAAGCcttcaacagaaagaagaagATTTGTAAACTTCACTACCTGTCATCATTGTTCATTGTGAACTTTGTTTGAGACTGGTCGAAGTAAGAAGAAAAAGTTGAGGTCTAAGGCTCAGCTAAATGTCAAATTTCGTGGTGGTAGGGTTCTGAAATCAAAATCTCATCTCACATTGCTCTCAATTCTCTCGCTAACTCGTCAGTCTCCCTTCGGTTCTTTTATTTGAGAAATCGAATCCTTTGAAGAACAAGAATCGGAGAAAAAGAATGGTGAGTTTAGTTAATTAGGGCATGAGAAGgaaattattaatgactttgtaaatgttttattatttagaattttaaataaataaaaatatatataatatatattaattaaaaaatatgacatgtcaatatattaattaaaaaaatgacatttaatTTCACATGTCGTCTTATTTAACAGAAACTTAACGGGGTTAGAGGTTTGGTGGAGTAGTGACATAGATAAATATTAATCTCAACTTCAGTGGTATGAGCGAACTAAAATTAGTTaagtgatatacgtgaatatttcattataattcagtgataaaattgacattcttccctaTGTAATTGCTTGcgaattaatattattgtatatatctaACCAACCCTATATATGCAGTAGCGTTATTAAAtcagtaataaaataattcatatggaAGCTCGTGTATCAAAATGatctacttttaaaataattaaattttgaattatttcaaataaaatttataagctaaaaataaatagataaataaattgaatggaATAAATGATAATTGATCTTACTTAGTTGTTTTTGcaagaataagaagaaacaAAATGTTAATATGAGATTTGTTTTATTAACACCTAAATAGGATATAAAAGATcgaattctttaatttttttgtttgttactAATGAATTTAGAGATTCACtctattgaaaattaattacttagataatttaattaatcagAGAGTTAAATAtgattgaaatttaattttatcatttttcttggtacaatttatttgaaaaagtcattttttatcataatcacattttgtttttgaaattagatttatgttcatgtttattGCTATTCTTTTGTTGATTTTTTCTCTCGCTTCTTTTCTAGCCAAGAAATGGTATTTTATTgacttagaaataaataaaacaataaatggtatatatataaatatatatagatagatagcaTCGTTACAATCTTCTTCAAttatattttgtgaaatttatttgGAAATCAAGTGAGTGTTTttcttattattctttttttctatacacattaacaaatttttttatcacttaTATGAAGCGCTGTAATTGTTCTATTTTTATTGTTTCACATGTCAATGTTTtacattttttgtttattttgctGAAGTAATTTGTtatcttgatttatttttgtcctaGATTTGAAGAAGAACATTTAAACTCTCTATCATGGCAAACTCTATGCAAAGGATTGTAAAACTATCAAGTTCCTCCACCCCTAAACACATCGAAATGTCCCCACCACAAAAGTTGCATGAATTGGCGAGTTTCACTTGTGAAATATGCGTCGAGCCCAACTTTTTGCCAGAATTGAGATTTAAGAATAGAGATTTTTGTTCTCATCATTTTTGCAATGATTGCATTATCAAGTACGTCAAAGTAAAAATTGAAGTTGATAACACTGCAAATATTAAGTGTCCCGGCCTACGTTGCGACTTCAATCTAGACATACTCTCTTGTCGTTCGATCCTCCCTGTTAAGTTGTTTGAAAAATGGTGCGATATCCTTTTCGTCAAAATCATATTGGAGCTCGATCATTGCTATTGCCCTAATCAAAAGTGTACAACGTTGATGGTGAACGAATGTGGCGGGGATGTAAAGCGGTCTATTTGTCATAACTGTAAACAAGCGTTCTGTTTCATGTGCAAAACTTCATGGCACGATGGTTTTGATTGCGAAGAGAATGAAGAAATTAAGGATGCTAATGACGTTGCTTTTGGTGTTCTTGTTGAGAAGAATAAGTGGATGAGGTGCCCTAAATGCAAATTTTATGTCTCGTTGAGAAATAATAGTTGCACAAAACAAGTATCATGCAGGTTTTATATATTGTCTCACTTCATCTCCATATACATAGTATTCTATATATGCacattaattttgaaagttatAATTATGTTCTGTTTGATGAATATTGATGCAGATGTTCGACAAAATTCTGTTATAAGTGTGGGAAGAATTTGATGAGACGCACAATTTGCGAATGCTACTATTCGGAGTCCCCTAACAGACTTATAAGGCATTTTGGATCTTACCAAAATTTTTGGATACCTATGAGTATGTTTTTAGTAGTTTGTAgtgattttatatttactattctattttttttcgtACTAGATATAATGATCAATTATGACGGAGTGGTTTCACTAGCAGATCTATTGGTAATAGCATTGTGGGTCTTatccattatatatttattctcttatatattgATTTGTGCTTTCTTACTTGGAGAATTTACTGAATTACCAactaataatagaaaataattgcGATTGCTTCTTATTTTAAGtacatttaaattttgaatttaagtaCTTAGTTTCTTATGtcgaatattattttattcattattgtatacactaactttttacacaaataaatatattgattaattgTACGGACTAAAATATAGTTTGAAAACAACGTTATAATAACcgaattctaaattaattatattgcggactaattctaaacaaataaaataataaaaaaatgtgaaaaattaataatgataaataaaaaataataaaacacaaaaaaaatataataataaataacgattataataaaactaatgataatatttaatactatTAGGATGTATTAATCTAATTTAGTTTGAGAGTGtcactttaatttatttcacaaataaactaaataaaagaaaatcaaaattttatttttagagaaagaaatacaaaaacattataaaacaCGTTTTGAATTGTGTTAAGGAAAATACAAGAAAAATTAGGTttttaataaaacctaaattttGGTTATTTGGCCAACCTTATTGGAGagttaaaaattcattttaacaatcaattattctaaaatttttaCACAGCTAGATGACTTGTTGTACATCCTATTTTTTTCCGTTTCAtcgatttaaatttttttacccTGTCTTTAAGGACGGTTTGTacctcttaatttttttaagccaTAAGTCTTACCTTTTACTCGAACATTACCGTGGTAGGAGACGAGAGATTTTAAGGATAGACTCGACTCTCGAGtactttttagaaaaatattttagtcgattattttgttaaatcatGTGGCTTAACTTGCTCTCGAATATTATAAAACGAAGCAAAAAATGACTCTCTCGGGAGTAATCTCGtcttaaattaagataaaaaccCGAAATagaacttaataattttatacatattttttactcttttttaaAGTCCTCACTTAGTTAGTAGTTACTTCTTGAAAAactaagaaaaattattttatgaattcttggttacgtgtgggaaagggccTCAGTGTTATGGTCCACACACCCGTTCAAATAGACAGTCTCTACCCCAAAACAAATTTGACATTTTGATTTTTCCTTAAAATTTACTTAATCTCTTTTAAATTTACAACTCAAACCTATTCTCGTTTCTTTCCAAAAATATTCTACATATGTCCTAGTCTAgaatttaaaagagaaatacTATTTTCATCTCTAAAATACATCTAGATTATGACATTTGGTAATAAAAATGTTCATTGAGGCTTAGAAAAAATACATGTAGTGTATATTGACAAATCTGGACCGAAAATCGAAAATGATTCAAGTTAGAAATTACATAAACTTTGTCATGTGTCtgaaaattaaagttaattaaagtTAGTACAACAAAAATtcagaaataattaaaaaatcatccTATAATTTTCCTCATAAGTTTCGAACACCTGTAATAAAAGTTATGGACATGCAAGTtaggttaaatatgtaaaatgatCAAATTGTCTTAACCAGAATTACATATGCAGGTCTTGTTCtctgagttttaaaaaaaattaaccaaaattaattttctaatcaattaatttttaacattgacatcactcattttattaatcaaaatactaaaatatcaattattttaaattattatttttttttatttatatataccaatatccttttaagtctttttactaaaaataataatcacctcttcaaaatcatcactaattattattttttttctctttctagattttttaaaaaccaaaattCAAACAAGACCTTATAGAAAAAGGGGTTTAATCTTTAGAGAAAGGATAATTCAGACTTTATAATCATTTATGAGGTGAATTTAGTCATTTCCactaaaataatcataaattaaatgtttattcTTTGATGCAATGGTTTTACTTTATTTAGAAAATGTATCATCAACTAAgacatttttttagattaatagTGAGAATCTATCTCAAGTGTAGCATagtgctatatatatataatagggtTTGGTCATTTAAGTTTCAAATGATATAGGCTAATGAATTGATGAA is part of the Impatiens glandulifera chromosome 1, dImpGla2.1, whole genome shotgun sequence genome and encodes:
- the LOC124913826 gene encoding stemmadenine O-acetyltransferase-like, whose protein sequence is MAQLKINVLSNEFVRSSSPTNYPFEKYHISLLDQSIPRFFVPSILYYQTSTKQHELISSRLRESLSQTLTMFYPFAGRFNRADKSIVCNDMGVRYLEAKVDSNISEVIECHEARTVDPLIPNLMGNEEEEEEEIFAIQVNYFNCGGIAIGTYIPHQIADGVSFFSFMTSWAAISLQHDNIINTLKPSFDSSSLFPPKEKYDYNPLSEEWKETLITRRFVFDASQITSMRAKARIDHDHLIPTRVEVVSAFIWKYATVDKPGKQYIATHIVNLRSRMVPPLSEHAIGNLIGVAYADCSYEDSNDLAVMGRRVREGIRRIDDEYIRRIQGDEGYEMMIDNWMKMGELVTSVEANFFRFSSWCRFPVYDVDFGMGKPVWASIGSLNINNSAFL
- the LOC124913831 gene encoding E3 ubiquitin-protein ligase RSL1-like, giving the protein MANSMQRIVKLSSSSTPKHIEMSPPQKLHELASFTCEICVEPNFLPELRFKNRDFCSHHFCNDCIIKYVKVKIEVDNTANIKCPGLRCDFNLDILSCRSILPVKLFEKWCDILFVKIILELDHCYCPNQKCTTLMVNECGGDVKRSICHNCKQAFCFMCKTSWHDGFDCEENEEIKDANDVAFGVLVEKNKWMRCSTKFCYKCGKNLMRRTICECYYSESPNRLISFSLQNQKKGKMAAANRQSLSSSSSLHIIFSLWPPLSQWTGAALGKLRS